The DNA window GGCCGAGGAAGAGGTCGCGCAGGTCGTCAAGAAGGTCGCGGCCACCAAGGGCCTGAATGTCGAGCTCGTGCCCTTCTCCGACTACGCTCTCGTCAACGAGGCCTTGGAGCGCAAGGACCTCGACGCCAATGCCTTCCAGCACAAGCCCTATCTCGACGCGCAGATCGCCGCCCGGGGCTACAAGATCGTTCCCGTCGGCTTCACCTTCGTTCAGCCGATCGGCCTCTACTCCACCAAGGTAAAGGCCGTCGCCGACCTGCCCAAGGGCGCCAAGATCGGCATTCCGAACGATCCGAGCAACGGCGGCCGCGCGCTCAACCTGCTGGCCGCTGAAGGCCTGATCAAGATCAAGGAGGGCCAGGGCCTGTCGCCGAGCCTCCTCGACATCGCCGAGAACCCGAAGGGCATCAAGTTCTCAGAGCTCGACGCCGCGCAGCTGCCCCGCGCCCTGCCCGACCTCGACGCGGCGGTGATCAACACCGACCATGCGCTCAATGCGGGCCTCGACATCCGCAAGGACACGATCGCGGTCGAGAAGCGCGAGGGCAACCCCTATGCCAACTTCGTGGCCGCTCGCCAGGGCGACAACCGTGCGGAGATCAAGACCTTCGTGGAATCCTACCAGTCCCCCGAGGTCGCCAAGTTCCTGGAAGAGCGCTTCAAGGGCGCTATCATCCCGGCCTGGTAAGCCGCTGCCGCGCTCTCCCATTCTTCGCCATGTGATGGCCGGCCTCAAGCCGGCCATCCTCGTTCGAAGAGCGCTGCGTCTCAGGGGATCGGGATCACCGGCCCAGGGCCGGTGACGACGTCGAGACGCGATCTAGCGAAGGCTCGTCGCTTTCGCCCACCAATCCGGCCGCGCGCGCCGGACGGCCTTCGCGGCCTCCGCGGCCGTCTCGCAATCATCGTAGAGGCCGAACACGGTGGCGCCCGATCCGGACATGCGGGCCAGCCGGCAGCCTTTCGTCCGCCGGATCAGGCCGAGCGCCTCGCCGATCAGCGGCTGAAGACGCAGCGCGGGCGGCTCGAGATCATTGCGAGCGGCCTGCAACGCATCGATGAGGCCGCTCCGCTCGATGCTCGGATGGCCCTCGCCGGCCAGTCGCTGGCCAGGCTGCAGCGCGAGCGCCTTGAACACCGCCGGGGTTTCCACCGGCACGCGCGGGTTGACCAGGGCGGCGAAGAGGCGCGGCAGATCCAGCGCAGCCCCAATCTCGGCGCCCGTGCCCCGCATCATGCGTGCTTTCGGTTCCAGGCAGACGGGCACGTCCGCTCCCGTCAGCCGGGCCGCATCCTGGACGGCCGGATGCGACAGCGGCAGGCCGTTGAGGCGCGCCAAGAGCCGCAGGGCCGCGGCCGCATCCGAGGACCCGCCTCCGATCCCGGCTGCCACGGGCAGACGCTTGGTGAGGTGAAACGTCCCGAGCCGGAGGCCCTCCACGCGGTCGGCCAGGAGACGCGCCGCCTTCAGGACGAGATTGTCGGCACCGCTTCCGGCGAGCGCGGCCGTCGGACCATCCACCTCGAGCGCCAGTCCCGCTCCGGGTTGGAGCCGCAGGTCGTCGCCCGTGCCGGCGAAGGCCACGAGGCTCTCGAGCTCGTGATAGCCGTCGGCCCGGCGCCCGAGCACGTGGAGCGTCAGGTTGATCTTGGCGGGCGCGCGGGTGGCAAGCGGCTGAGGCATGGCGCTTCCATGCCCGAGAGCGGGCGTGATGGGAAGGCCTGCCGCGCCGCGGGCGCCGGCCTTCCCTTGTCCTTGTCATGGCCGGGCTTGTCCCGGCCATCCCGAC is part of the Microvirga terrae genome and encodes:
- a CDS encoding MetQ/NlpA family ABC transporter substrate-binding protein, whose amino-acid sequence is MSVFTRRALLSATVALGAALAAALPAAAQQKSIKVGVMSGAEEEVAQVVKKVAATKGLNVELVPFSDYALVNEALERKDLDANAFQHKPYLDAQIAARGYKIVPVGFTFVQPIGLYSTKVKAVADLPKGAKIGIPNDPSNGGRALNLLAAEGLIKIKEGQGLSPSLLDIAENPKGIKFSELDAAQLPRALPDLDAAVINTDHALNAGLDIRKDTIAVEKREGNPYANFVAARQGDNRAEIKTFVESYQSPEVAKFLEERFKGAIIPAW
- a CDS encoding 4-(cytidine 5'-diphospho)-2-C-methyl-D-erythritol kinase, producing MPQPLATRAPAKINLTLHVLGRRADGYHELESLVAFAGTGDDLRLQPGAGLALEVDGPTAALAGSGADNLVLKAARLLADRVEGLRLGTFHLTKRLPVAAGIGGGSSDAAAALRLLARLNGLPLSHPAVQDAARLTGADVPVCLEPKARMMRGTGAEIGAALDLPRLFAALVNPRVPVETPAVFKALALQPGQRLAGEGHPSIERSGLIDALQAARNDLEPPALRLQPLIGEALGLIRRTKGCRLARMSGSGATVFGLYDDCETAAEAAKAVRRARPDWWAKATSLR